Proteins encoded within one genomic window of Actinomycetota bacterium:
- a CDS encoding ABC transporter substrate-binding protein yields RKALEDPAVRKRIEETGSFIVANTPEQFAEQIKEEFAVYKKVVDVAKLKLD; encoded by the coding sequence CGCAAAGCGCTGGAAGATCCCGCTGTGCGCAAACGCATCGAGGAAACCGGCTCTTTCATCGTTGCCAATACGCCTGAGCAGTTTGCCGAGCAGATCAAAGAGGAGTTTGCCGTCTACAAAAAAGTGGTGGATGTGGCCAAACTCAAACTCGATTAA
- a CDS encoding FAD-dependent oxidoreductase, whose amino-acid sequence MKRKRSLDKTPATSLTPLTSPSPANTSPPKQKHFAVIGAGISGIACARTLVQAGHRVTVFEKSHNAGGRMSTRSTPFGGFDHGSQYFTVRDARFARALETAPGLCKAWSANTVRVLDEHGRVTAAGLPAREAHFVAAPGMNALVRHWAEPLQAASSIELSTQVNRIERDVLNTKHWQLRTRGEDDSQHVYSGFDSVLLAIPSVQAHALLQNSKQSEKLAAAIAKVKVAPCWTLMVAFPQAVQPTMTHIGPQWNAARSSHHRIAWLARESSKPGRSTMERWTVQANPAWSTEHLEDDAPRVQAKLLKAFAEVTGIRAEPAHVDVHRWRYAQTTKPVGKSHLWDAKAGIGVCGDWCLGHRVEDGFVSGLELALAVA is encoded by the coding sequence ATGAAACGCAAACGAAGCTTGGACAAGACTCCCGCAACGTCTTTAACGCCCTTAACGTCCCCCTCCCCCGCAAACACTTCCCCGCCGAAACAAAAGCATTTTGCCGTCATTGGTGCCGGCATTTCCGGCATCGCCTGCGCCCGCACCTTGGTACAGGCGGGCCACCGGGTGACGGTTTTTGAGAAAAGCCACAACGCCGGCGGACGCATGAGCACCCGCAGCACGCCGTTTGGCGGTTTTGACCACGGCTCGCAATATTTCACCGTGCGCGATGCCCGCTTTGCCAGAGCTCTGGAAACGGCTCCCGGATTATGCAAAGCCTGGAGCGCCAACACCGTGCGCGTGCTGGACGAGCATGGCCGCGTGACCGCCGCTGGCTTGCCCGCCAGAGAAGCGCATTTTGTTGCCGCACCTGGCATGAATGCTTTGGTCCGCCACTGGGCAGAACCGCTGCAAGCGGCTTCCAGCATTGAACTCTCCACCCAAGTCAACCGCATCGAACGCGACGTGTTGAACACCAAACACTGGCAACTGCGCACCAGGGGCGAAGACGATTCGCAGCACGTCTACTCCGGCTTTGATTCTGTTTTACTGGCAATCCCTAGCGTGCAAGCGCATGCTTTGCTACAAAATTCAAAGCAATCTGAAAAACTGGCTGCGGCCATAGCCAAAGTCAAAGTCGCCCCCTGCTGGACGCTGATGGTCGCCTTCCCGCAGGCCGTACAGCCCACCATGACCCACATTGGCCCGCAGTGGAACGCAGCGCGCAGTTCGCACCACCGCATCGCCTGGCTAGCGCGCGAGTCGAGCAAACCAGGCCGCAGCACGATGGAACGCTGGACCGTACAGGCCAACCCCGCATGGTCAACCGAGCATCTCGAGGACGATGCCCCGCGTGTACAAGCCAAGCTGCTCAAAGCCTTTGCAGAAGTCACCGGCATCCGCGCCGAACCCGCCCACGTAGACGTGCATCGCTGGCGCTACGCCCAAACCACCAAGCCCGTCGGCAAGTCGCACCTGTGGGACGCCAAGGCAGGCATTGGCGTCTGCGGCGACTGGTGCCTGGGTCATCGCGTGGAAGACGGCTTCGTGTCCGGGCTGGAGCTGGCACTAGCCGTTGCTTAA
- a CDS encoding acetyl-CoA C-acyltransferase family protein, translating to MSREVVVVSGVRTAIGTFGGSLKDIPPTELAAQVVRESLKRAQVDGADVGHVVFGHVVNTEPKDMYLSRVAAINGGCAEGTPAFNVNRLCGSGLQAIISASQSILLGDADVAIGGGAENMSRGPYASLTSRWGARMGDTKMIDMVVGALHDPFHTIHMGVTAENIAAKWGITREMQDALAVESHNRAQRATEAGYFTEQITPIMLKSKKGDVAYATDEHFRSNCTMADMARLKPVFIKENGTVTAGNASGINDAAAAVVLMEKSVAQARGLQPLARLVAYAHAGVDPKYMGIGPVPATQKALKMAGLTVNDLDVIEANEAFAAQACAVTKDLGLDPAKVNPNGSGISLGHPIGATGAVITVKALYELQRIKGRYALVTMCIGGGQGIAAIFERL from the coding sequence ATGAGCCGTGAAGTTGTAGTTGTCAGCGGTGTGCGCACTGCCATTGGAACCTTTGGCGGCAGCCTGAAAGACATCCCACCCACCGAGTTAGCGGCGCAAGTGGTGCGTGAGTCCCTCAAACGCGCCCAGGTGGACGGTGCGGATGTCGGCCATGTGGTGTTCGGCCATGTCGTCAACACCGAACCGAAAGACATGTACTTGTCGCGCGTCGCGGCCATCAACGGTGGTTGTGCCGAGGGCACGCCCGCCTTTAACGTCAACCGCCTCTGCGGCTCGGGCCTGCAAGCCATCATTTCGGCCAGTCAGTCGATTTTGCTGGGTGACGCAGACGTGGCGATTGGCGGCGGTGCGGAGAACATGAGCCGCGGTCCGTATGCGTCACTCACCTCCCGCTGGGGTGCTCGCATGGGCGATACCAAAATGATCGATATGGTGGTCGGCGCACTGCATGACCCCTTTCATACCATCCACATGGGTGTGACGGCTGAAAACATCGCCGCCAAGTGGGGCATCACCCGCGAGATGCAGGACGCCCTGGCGGTCGAGAGCCATAACCGCGCCCAGCGCGCCACCGAGGCCGGTTACTTCACCGAGCAAATCACCCCCATCATGCTGAAAAGCAAAAAAGGCGACGTGGCTTACGCCACTGACGAGCATTTTCGTTCCAACTGCACGATGGCCGACATGGCCAGGCTGAAGCCTGTGTTTATCAAGGAAAACGGCACCGTGACTGCTGGCAATGCCTCCGGCATCAACGATGCCGCAGCCGCGGTGGTGCTGATGGAAAAAAGCGTCGCCCAGGCACGCGGTTTGCAGCCGCTGGCACGCCTGGTGGCCTATGCCCACGCCGGTGTCGACCCGAAGTACATGGGTATCGGCCCGGTGCCCGCGACCCAAAAGGCCCTGAAAATGGCCGGCCTGACCGTCAACGACCTCGACGTGATTGAAGCCAACGAAGCCTTTGCGGCGCAAGCCTGCGCGGTGACCAAAGACCTGGGGCTCGACCCCGCCAAGGTCAACCCGAATGGTTCGGGCATTTCGCTGGGTCACCCGATTGGTGCGACCGGCGCGGTGATCACGGTCAAAGCCTTGTACGAACTCCAGCGCATCAAAGGCCGCTACGCCCTGGTGACCATGTGCATTGGGGGTGGACAAGGGATTGCGGCGATTTTTGAGCGCCTCTAA
- a CDS encoding RluA family pseudouridine synthase — MSGSDLSVDLVFEDSTLLVLNKPGGLLSVPGKGADKQDCLSARVQRIYPEGLIVHRLDMATSGLLLMARSVAMQRSLGMAFASRAVQKRYVAVVAGRVQDTPSQALKQEWQLIDLPIAPDWPNRPVQQIDLEHGKPSQTRYRVLSYDTAADTTRLELAPLTGRTHQLRVHLQALGHPILGDALYASEAVAATSNRLLLHASVLTFIHPVTHEAMAMSSEVPF; from the coding sequence TTGAGCGGATCTGACCTGTCTGTAGACCTTGTTTTCGAGGACAGCACCCTCCTGGTGCTGAACAAACCCGGCGGTTTGCTGTCCGTCCCCGGCAAAGGTGCCGACAAACAAGACTGCCTGAGCGCGCGGGTGCAACGCATCTACCCTGAGGGCTTGATCGTGCATCGGCTGGACATGGCAACGTCCGGTCTGCTGCTGATGGCGCGAAGTGTGGCCATGCAGCGCAGCCTGGGCATGGCGTTTGCCAGCCGTGCCGTGCAAAAGCGCTACGTGGCCGTCGTAGCTGGGCGTGTGCAAGATACGCCGTCGCAAGCGCTGAAACAAGAATGGCAGCTCATTGACCTGCCCATCGCACCCGACTGGCCCAACCGCCCTGTTCAACAAATTGATCTGGAACACGGCAAACCCAGCCAAACCCGCTACCGTGTCCTTAGTTACGACACCGCCGCTGACACGACGCGCCTGGAACTCGCGCCCCTGACGGGCCGGACACACCAACTCCGCGTTCATCTGCAAGCACTGGGGCACCCGATTTTGGGCGATGCGCTGTATGCGAGCGAAGCCGTTGCAGCCACATCAAACCGCCTGCTGCTGCATGCCAGCGTGCTGACCTTTATTCATCCAGTCACGCATGAAGCCATGGCCATGAGCAGTGAAGTGCCGTTTTAG
- a CDS encoding DoxX family protein, whose amino-acid sequence MQTQLQSIYSLVGRLLLAVVFLPAGLSKISGFAGTVGYITSVGMPMPTVAAALAILVEIAGGLALIFGFQTRIAALVLAAFTLVASFFFHKFWALPEAQQMMQQLMFFKNIGIVGGLLTLAAWGAGAWSLDARRSK is encoded by the coding sequence ATGCAAACTCAATTGCAATCTATTTATTCATTGGTGGGTCGTCTGCTTTTGGCAGTGGTATTTTTGCCGGCTGGATTATCCAAAATCTCAGGGTTCGCGGGCACCGTGGGCTATATCACCTCAGTGGGCATGCCCATGCCCACCGTGGCTGCAGCTCTGGCGATTTTGGTCGAAATAGCCGGAGGCTTGGCGCTGATTTTTGGCTTTCAAACCCGAATTGCCGCTTTGGTTTTGGCCGCATTTACATTGGTCGCCAGTTTCTTTTTTCATAAATTCTGGGCTCTGCCAGAAGCGCAGCAAATGATGCAACAACTGATGTTTTTCAAAAATATCGGAATCGTTGGCGGTCTTCTGACTCTGGCGGCCTGGGGCGCAGGTGCCTGGAGTCTGGATGCCAGGCGAAGCAAATAA
- the trmB gene encoding tRNA (guanosine(46)-N7)-methyltransferase TrmB has translation MAADVALDSASPPKFLKTIKSFVRRAGRITTGQTKAFVDLGDQYLLPFQPKAIDFAASWPINMPATTENDTSGAGKTTPPVIFEIGFGMGEATAHIATLMPHTRFLACEVHQPGVGALLKRIGDSQATDQPINNIRIISHDAVEVIDHMLPPGSLDGVHIFFPDPWHKKRHNKRRLIQSPLIAKLATRLKVGGYIHCATDWQPYAEQILQVLSAEPLLKNKANPLADAALSGYSPKPFYRPLTKFENRGIKLGHGVWDVVFERI, from the coding sequence ATCGCAGCCGATGTCGCGCTCGATAGCGCCTCCCCGCCCAAATTTCTCAAGACCATCAAAAGCTTCGTGCGCCGCGCGGGGCGCATCACCACGGGGCAGACCAAGGCGTTTGTGGATTTGGGGGATCAGTATCTTCTCCCCTTTCAGCCAAAAGCTATAGATTTTGCAGCATCCTGGCCAATAAATATGCCGGCTACCACTGAAAATGACACCTCAGGTGCAGGCAAAACAACACCTCCCGTCATATTTGAGATCGGTTTCGGCATGGGTGAGGCGACGGCGCATATTGCGACTTTGATGCCCCATACTCGTTTTTTGGCCTGCGAAGTGCATCAGCCGGGCGTGGGTGCGCTGCTCAAACGCATAGGTGACAGCCAGGCTACCGATCAGCCCATCAACAACATCCGCATCATCTCGCATGATGCCGTGGAGGTGATTGACCACATGCTGCCACCGGGCAGCCTGGACGGTGTGCACATCTTTTTCCCCGATCCCTGGCATAAAAAACGGCACAACAAACGGCGTTTGATCCAATCGCCCCTGATTGCCAAACTGGCAACGCGCCTGAAAGTGGGCGGTTACATCCACTGTGCGACCGACTGGCAACCGTATGCGGAGCAGATTTTGCAGGTGCTTAGCGCAGAGCCCTTGCTTAAAAACAAGGCAAACCCATTGGCCGATGCGGCTTTATCTGGCTACTCGCCCAAACCGTTCTACCGGCCACTGACCAAGTTTGAAAACCGGGGCATCAAGCTCGGCCATGGTGTGTGGGATGTGGTGTTTGAGCGGATCTGA
- a CDS encoding pirin family protein, protein MITLRKSQERGYADHGWLKSYHSFSFAGYYDPENMGFANLRVINEDWIAAGKGFGTHSHRNMEIVTYVLSGSLAHKDSMGNIESIPPGDVQRMSAGTGVQHSEFNHAPNDTTHLLQIWIEPNVQEITPGYEQKTFAAASKQGKLKLVASPNGADGSVTIHADAALYAGLLGAGDTASLALAPDHKCYVHLVRGQLSVNGQRLETGDAAKLVGESAVSLADAVDAEVLVFDLV, encoded by the coding sequence ATGATCACCTTAAGAAAATCACAAGAACGCGGCTATGCCGACCACGGCTGGCTCAAGAGCTACCATTCGTTCTCGTTCGCTGGTTATTACGATCCAGAGAACATGGGTTTTGCCAATCTGCGCGTGATTAACGAAGACTGGATTGCTGCCGGCAAAGGTTTTGGCACCCACAGTCACCGCAACATGGAAATTGTGACCTACGTGCTGAGCGGCTCGTTGGCGCACAAAGACAGCATGGGCAACATCGAGTCGATTCCACCTGGTGATGTGCAGCGCATGAGCGCAGGCACAGGTGTGCAGCACAGCGAATTCAATCACGCCCCCAACGACACAACGCATTTATTGCAGATCTGGATCGAACCCAATGTGCAGGAAATCACACCCGGTTATGAACAAAAAACCTTTGCTGCGGCCAGCAAACAGGGTAAATTGAAGCTGGTTGCCTCACCCAATGGGGCAGACGGTTCGGTGACGATACATGCCGATGCAGCGCTCTATGCCGGACTGCTGGGGGCCGGCGACACAGCCAGTTTGGCGCTTGCACCGGATCACAAATGTTACGTGCACCTGGTGCGCGGTCAGCTCAGTGTCAACGGCCAGCGGCTGGAGACGGGCGATGCGGCGAAGTTGGTTGGGGAGAGCGCCGTGAGTCTCGCAGACGCGGTGGATGCAGAGGTATTGGTCTTTGATCTGGTCTAA
- a CDS encoding flavodoxin family protein: MSKTVVVYHSGYGHTQRLAQFVAEGAGAQLIAIDAEGNLTDAQWADVDAADAIIMGSPTYMGMVSWQFKKFADVTSKRWFTSAWKDKVAGGFTISASPSGDKLSSIQYFITLAMQQGMIWVGQPSLNDGTINRIGSNSGLMAQVGPTSPAEDIPQGDLDTAKAYGKRVSEVATRLHG, encoded by the coding sequence ATGTCAAAAACAGTCGTGGTTTATCACTCGGGTTATGGCCATACACAGCGCTTGGCGCAATTTGTGGCTGAAGGCGCAGGTGCGCAACTGATCGCTATTGACGCAGAAGGCAATTTGACCGACGCGCAATGGGCCGATGTCGATGCGGCAGATGCCATCATCATGGGTTCTCCGACCTACATGGGTATGGTCTCCTGGCAGTTCAAGAAATTTGCCGATGTCACCTCCAAGCGTTGGTTTACGAGCGCCTGGAAAGACAAAGTCGCAGGTGGTTTCACCATTTCTGCCAGCCCCAGCGGCGACAAACTGTCCTCCATTCAATACTTCATCACTTTGGCGATGCAGCAAGGCATGATCTGGGTCGGTCAGCCATCATTGAATGACGGCACCATCAACCGCATTGGCTCCAACTCCGGCTTGATGGCTCAAGTAGGCCCTACCAGCCCTGCGGAAGACATCCCTCAAGGCGATCTGGATACCGCAAAAGCCTATGGCAAGCGTGTATCAGAAGTGGCGACCAGGTTGCACGGTTGA
- a CDS encoding LysR family transcriptional regulator has translation MQNPRDVLTPDALEMLQHIAQSGSFAAAARHSGLVPSALTYRVRQIEDALDVLLFDRSSRNARLTPAGAELLREGARLLQDIDAIAHRVKRVATGWEPQLTIAVDSIISQGTVMELCEAFFALAPPTRVKIRDEALSGTLEALTSGQADLALGVAVESSNNAAILSKQLGAQCFVYAVAPHHPLANAPEPLDDATLLQHRAVAVADSVQRGAGLTFGLLGGQDVFTVASMGAKLDAHLRGLGGGFLPESMARPYIDTGRLVLKAVNRPERVVRVGYAWRAISAPEQGRALQWWLAQLESTSTRAALLHQH, from the coding sequence ATGCAAAATCCTCGCGATGTTTTGACCCCTGATGCATTGGAAATGCTGCAGCACATCGCCCAAAGCGGCAGCTTCGCGGCGGCGGCAAGGCACAGTGGCTTGGTACCCAGTGCTTTGACGTACCGTGTGCGGCAAATTGAAGATGCACTGGACGTGCTGCTGTTTGACCGCAGTTCGCGCAATGCTCGCCTCACACCCGCTGGCGCGGAGCTGCTGCGCGAAGGCGCTCGTCTGTTGCAGGATATCGACGCCATCGCCCACCGCGTCAAACGGGTGGCCACGGGCTGGGAGCCGCAACTGACCATTGCCGTAGACAGCATCATCTCGCAAGGCACAGTGATGGAGTTGTGCGAAGCCTTTTTCGCTTTGGCACCGCCAACCCGCGTCAAGATCAGAGATGAAGCGCTCTCGGGCACCCTGGAAGCTTTGACATCTGGCCAGGCCGATCTGGCCTTGGGTGTAGCAGTTGAGTCCAGCAACAATGCCGCTATTTTAAGCAAGCAACTCGGGGCGCAATGCTTTGTGTATGCCGTTGCACCACACCATCCACTCGCCAACGCGCCTGAACCACTGGACGATGCAACGCTGCTTCAGCACCGCGCCGTGGCGGTGGCCGACTCGGTGCAGCGCGGCGCTGGGCTGACCTTCGGGCTTCTCGGTGGGCAAGACGTTTTTACCGTGGCCAGCATGGGCGCCAAACTGGACGCTCATCTGCGCGGATTAGGCGGTGGTTTTTTGCCGGAAAGTATGGCTCGTCCCTACATTGATACCGGCCGACTGGTACTTAAAGCTGTTAATAGACCCGAGCGGGTGGTTCGTGTGGGCTATGCCTGGCGCGCGATCAGCGCCCCAGAGCAGGGGCGAGCGCTGCAGTGGTGGCTGGCGCAGCTGGAAAGCACGTCTACACGCGCAGCGCTGCTGCACCAGCACTAA
- the xerD gene encoding site-specific tyrosine recombinase XerD, with translation MSLETDVQHPAIHPHNHIDSFIDALWLEDGLSRNTLEAYRRDLEQYAQWLGEQTQGLDDCAESDFNAYFSARHSATKATSANRRLTVFKRYFRWALRERFITADPTLKLQAAKQALRVPKTMTEAQVETLLEAPDTDTYLGLRDRTMLELMYASGLRVSELVTLKVFNVSMNEGVLRVLGKGSKERLVPFGEVARQWIERYLAHARGQILAGRQTQDLFVTHLGAGMTRVMFWMIVKKHALAAHITTPLSPHTLRHAFATHLLNHGADLRAVQLLLGHADISTTTIYTHVARERLKKIHAVHHPRG, from the coding sequence TTGAGCCTTGAGACGGATGTCCAGCATCCTGCGATTCACCCTCACAACCACATAGACAGCTTCATCGACGCGCTTTGGCTCGAAGATGGCTTGTCCAGGAACACGCTGGAAGCTTACCGGCGTGACCTGGAGCAGTACGCGCAGTGGCTGGGTGAACAAACGCAAGGTCTGGACGATTGCGCAGAATCTGACTTCAACGCCTATTTCTCAGCCAGACACAGCGCCACCAAAGCCACCTCGGCGAATCGGCGGCTGACGGTTTTTAAACGCTACTTTCGCTGGGCGCTGCGCGAGCGGTTCATCACTGCCGACCCCACCCTGAAGCTGCAAGCCGCCAAGCAGGCCCTGCGCGTTCCCAAAACAATGACCGAGGCTCAGGTGGAGACATTGCTGGAAGCTCCCGATACCGACACTTATCTGGGCCTGCGCGACCGCACCATGCTGGAGTTGATGTACGCCAGCGGGCTGCGGGTCAGCGAACTGGTGACCTTGAAGGTTTTCAATGTCAGCATGAACGAGGGTGTGCTGCGCGTATTGGGCAAAGGCAGCAAGGAGCGCCTGGTGCCCTTCGGCGAGGTGGCGCGGCAGTGGATAGAGCGCTATCTAGCCCATGCCAGAGGGCAGATTTTGGCAGGCCGGCAAACGCAGGATTTGTTTGTCACCCACCTGGGTGCAGGCATGACACGGGTGATGTTCTGGATGATCGTGAAAAAGCACGCGCTTGCGGCCCACATCACCACCCCGCTGTCGCCGCACACCCTGCGGCACGCCTTTGCAACGCATCTGCTCAACCATGGCGCAGATTTGCGCGCCGTCCAACTGCTGCTCGGGCATGCCGATATTTCAACCACCACCATTTACACCCATGTGGCACGGGAGCGCTTGAAGAAAATTCACGCCGTGCACCACCCGCGCGGGTGA
- the gluQRS gene encoding tRNA glutamyl-Q(34) synthetase GluQRS → MASGATTYIGRFAPSPTGPLHAGSLVAALASWLDAKSHGGRWLVRIEDVDTPRCIPGADRVILQQLNSLGLVPDAPPVYQSQRGHLYQQALDQLIAEHLAYPCNCSRKEIAEAIALTDPQPKERHGELIYPGTCRHGMRHKSETSNPPAWRFLTTEDVNTQVGDFVLKRADGLWAYQLAVVVDDALQDITHVVRGADLADNTPRQIALQRALGLPTPQYLHTPLVLAADGEKLSKQNGALALDTDEPLQALNAAAAVLGLPPQIGSVASALSAWTLGWQRLR, encoded by the coding sequence GTGGCAAGCGGGGCGACGACATATATCGGGCGCTTTGCCCCCTCCCCTACAGGCCCGCTCCATGCGGGCTCGCTGGTGGCTGCGCTGGCGAGCTGGCTGGACGCCAAATCGCACGGCGGCCGGTGGTTGGTGCGGATTGAAGACGTTGACACGCCGCGCTGTATCCCCGGCGCTGACCGCGTGATCCTGCAGCAGCTAAACAGTTTGGGGCTGGTACCCGATGCCCCTCCCGTCTACCAGTCTCAGCGTGGTCATCTGTACCAGCAAGCGCTGGATCAGCTCATCGCCGAGCACCTCGCCTACCCCTGCAACTGCTCCCGCAAAGAGATTGCAGAGGCGATTGCACTAACCGATCCACAGCCCAAAGAGCGTCATGGCGAACTGATTTACCCAGGGACGTGCCGCCATGGCATGCGTCATAAGTCAGAGACCTCAAATCCACCTGCTTGGCGATTTTTAACGACAGAAGATGTCAATACCCAGGTCGGCGATTTCGTCCTCAAGCGCGCTGACGGCCTGTGGGCTTACCAGCTCGCTGTAGTGGTGGACGATGCGCTGCAAGACATCACCCACGTCGTTCGCGGTGCAGACCTGGCTGACAACACCCCGCGGCAAATCGCCCTGCAGCGCGCGCTTGGCCTGCCCACCCCACAGTACCTGCACACGCCGCTGGTTCTGGCTGCAGACGGTGAGAAGCTGTCCAAGCAAAATGGCGCGCTGGCACTGGATACAGATGAGCCGTTGCAAGCGCTGAATGCGGCGGCGGCGGTGCTGGGCCTGCCGCCGCAGATTGGCAGCGTGGCGTCTGCGCTGTCGGCTTGGACACTTGGTTGGCAGCGGCTGCGCTGA